The stretch of DNA CAGTAGATCCCGGTGCGATTAGGGGCTGTTTGTTCCGGTTTACGTTTATATGGCTACGAAATGGTCGTTCTTTCTGGTTTTTCCCAACATTCGTTGGTAGACAATCTGTTGCAGGTTGGCGTTGGAATGGCCGTAGATGGACTTATTACGGAACAGATTTAGACAGAATCTCATCTTTCCAGTGTTTCTAGATCTTTTTTCTGTGCAAAAATGAAGAGGACGCTTAAAAGTCATTAACCATGACTTTATCGCGTCCTCTTTTTTATTTAGCTATGTTAAAGAATGTTGGCTCATGCGTACATGCGGCTAGTGAAGATAAACAACAGGATAGTTTAACAGAGCATTTTATTAATATTCTATTGTTTAATTACTCTTAAAAAATCTTCTTCATTATCGACTTCAAGATATGAAAAGGCTGATTCCCCTGAAGAATCTTCAAGTTCGGGATCTGCTCCGTACTCATAGAGCATTAATGCAAGTTCATAATTCTCGTTGTATAAAGCATCCATCAAAACAGTCGAATAGTCATTTAGAGCATTCGGATCTGCTCCCGCCTCCAAGAGAACTTGTGCGACGTCGTTATTCTGTAAAAAACCTGCGTATGCAAGAGCAGTATATCCCTCAGCATCTGTTTCTTCCAGGTCGACACCTTCATCAATTAAGGCATTTACTTCTTCAATATCCCCATCGTATGCCGCAGTCATAAGAGGTGTTTCTCCTTCGGTAGGATAATAGTCTTCCTCTGACAAGTCGAATGTATCCTCTGAAAGAAGAGATGGAATGAAGCTTGAATAGACCAATCCCCCTGCTGAGAATAAGAACACAATCAGCAGATAGACTCCAAACATCCCACCAAATAATAAACTGGCACCCAACACTATTTTCCCTTGTTTCGGTTCATAAGAGGGTGTTCCCTCTACACGCATAAACTGTCCGACAGCTTGGATGCGTTTTGGTAAGCGAGGATGACTAGATAAGACTTCACTTAACCACACAGCAACATTGGACTCACTCTTGATTTGCTCTAAATAAGCTGATTCGTTCACTTCTTGATACAAATCCTTGCCAGCTCCAAGAATCGTTAATGCCCGTTTTGCAGCAATTCCATTTTGAGTATAGAAAGCCGCTTCGCGGTCACATGTATATTCGCATGAACGACTGTAAGCTTGTGATAAGAAAGGAATGAAAGTTGCAGGAAGCAGTAGGAAGTTTTTCCATACATGGCGTCGTTTAATATGAGCAAGTTCATGGGCAATGATGAAATCAAGCTCAGCTGCTCCCCCCTGTCTTGCAAGTTCGAAAACTTCTGAATAAATAACAACCATATCACGACCTAAAAAGCGTGTTGCAAATGCGTTTAATGCTCCTTCAGACTGAACAATAAATACATCGGGTACACGTTTCAGGCCCATTTCTTGCGATAAAACCACTACCCGTTCGTAAACATCCGGGAATTGGTTTTGATTAATACGAATTCCATTCCCTCGGATTGATCCAAGCATAATCATATTTGCATAAAGCACGATGGCTAATAAACCCAGCGCTATGCCGATTCCGATAATTGAAATGGCCGCAATGATATAAATAAATATACTGAATATAATACTCAATACGAAATATATCGTTTCTCTCTCTGATGTTACATTTGGTGTTCTCATTTTGCCGTCCCCTCTTGTATAAAATTTACATGCAATACTGAATTTAACGGATAATACAGAAGTGGTCAATAGAATAATTTTTGAAAAATAAAAACAAAAAACGCAAAAGACCAAATCGATGGTCAATTGCGTTTTGGGGTACTTAAGATTTTAAGAAATCTTGAATTTCGGATAGTAATAAATCCGGTTTTTCCATCATGCTCATGTGTCCGGCACCTTTAATCAAAGCTTGGGAAATGGTTTCTTTATGAACAGAAAAAGTTTTTTCGGGAGGGATGACTTGATCCTTCTCCCCAGCAATCAGTAGCGCAGGTAACTTGCTGTTTTTGATGACATGATTTCGGTCTGGTCGATTTTTCATTGCTGTTAACATTCCGATTGCGCCTTCTTCAGTTGTTTCCTTCCCAATTTCTTTTGCTTTTTCTACATCTTCTGCATGCGTCTCCAAGTTTTCAGGCGCAAATAATTTAGGAATTAACCCCTCAATTAAAGCAGGGATTCCTTCCGATTTCACTTTCTCAATGGATGCATCGCGACCTTCTTTCGCTTCCTCAGAATCTGGATGCGCAGTAGAATGAATCAACGAGAGACCATTCAGTCGTTCTTCATATTTTTCTGCGAATGCCAATGTTATGTAACCACCCAAAGAATGACCAAACAATGTTACTTTCTCCAACTCCAATTGATCCAGTAGTTCTACTAACGTATCTGCCATGTATTCCATTCCGTAGTTCCCTTTAGGAAAAGTGGAGTCTCCGTGACCCGGTAAATCGGGCACAATCACTCGATTCGTTTCGGATAATGCCGGAATCACCTTGTCCCAGTATTTATGACTTCCACAAAAACCATGCAGGAGGACAATTGCTTCACCTTCACCACTGTCTTGGTATGCCAATGTCAGATTTGATAATTCAATTTGATGATGCCCCATCTTAACAACTCCCGTTTTCATGTTTGTCATACACTTATACCCATTATTTAAACTTTTAAGCGAGGAAATCGGATAAAAAACAAAAATAAGATAGAAGATACATTTTAAACACAAAAAAAGCATGCGCACTGAGTGTACGCATGCTTTCGATCATTTATTGGAAGAATTTAATCAATTGGTTGCTTGACGGTTCTTGTAAAGGAAATGTCTCATCACTGTCAGTCTGGCAGACCACGTGCAATGTCGGTGTTTCCTTTACAATAAATTTCCAATGAGCCGTTTTTGAAGTACTCGTAGCTTTCAGTTCTTCACGCATCATTTTCTTTCTGAAATTGGCAAGCTTAGCAATCAAGAAACGTTCTTTGTAACGAATTAACAAATACCCATTATGGGCAACACGGTTGTATTTGTTTAGACTAACTTCTCTTAAATCAAATCCATTAGACTTATTTTGAACAGACGGTGACAATACAAAAAAGTCACGTTTCTTAAAAATGGTTGTATTTAAATGTTGTACTAACCCTAATTCATTTGTCAAAAAGTCCTTGTTAACAGCACTTGGAATTTGATTATTATCCATTCTTCACCTCTTCTAAAAGTTCTCTTATAATAAGTATACACCTTTATGGATGAAATTTCACCTCTTCATGGCTTCAAACCACTATAGAATGCATGTCACGACAACATTTCTCACCCATTAATCGTTGCTGTTCATGATATTACTCCGCTACTTGAACAAATAATAATAATTTTAGTTTTAACTGTTATCAAATGAGATTATTTGATTTCTCCTGCTTAGTTTGCTTAAAAGTGGCTCATACTATTCCAATTAATTTTCTTCATTACATCAAAAAAAGAAGTTGTTGCTTATCGTGTCATTAGCGTTATCTGAATGAGCCAACAAGTATGAAAACTACATACTTGTAGGTCTCAAGCTTCGAAAGTGTTGCTCCTGCGGTTACTCGTCGCAAAGAATAGGGTCAAACTACCTTTGACCCTATTCTTTCCTGCGATATGCTAGGAGCAAATGTAACCTTTCGTTTTTTTCAATATCAACAGCTTTCTTTCATTGGAACTGATGTCTTACTCCAGAGGAATCGTGTCTTTCTCCAGGCGAATGAACAAATACGGTAGGTGAGTGGACAAAAAGCATAGTTGAACGGACTAAAACTCACAATGAATGGAAGAAAATCAAAGTTAAATGGACAATAACTCACAATGAGTGGACGAAAACCAATTTCCTTGTACCCTTTCGTACGTTCTTCAGTATCCACAGCTTTCTTCATATAGATAAAAAAAAGCAACCTTGATCCTCCTCAAGGTTGCTTTGGAATGACAATTTTATTTATTTTCCATAAATACGAGTTAAAGCCTCTTTGAATTGAGGTTTTACGTTCACTTCAGAACGAATCATTTTCACTTTCGCTTCAGCTTCTTCAATTGAATCAGCTAAACGGAGTTCCATCAACGTAGCCACAGCCATAGTTCCTGCTCTACCGCGACCGGTATTGCAATGGAAGAAGATTTTCTTGCCATCTTGGTAATCCTGAACAATTTGTTTGACACCAGTCCGAATCGATTCATCTTGGAATTCCCCATCATCCACAATTGGCTGATGTTTGCTGATTTCACTTGATGAAGCCGCAACTTCCGCACGCAAATCGTATACCACGTCGATTTTTTCGTCTTCAATCGCGTGTGGTACGTCGTTAACCCCACCAATAAATATACGATCGTCGATTAACGCTTGATAATTTTTTTCGTTCATTGTGTCATCCTCCTAGTTAAAATCCAGTTTTAATTGACCATTAGTGAACGTCAGCTTGGCATTGAAGTTTTTGCCCGTTTTTGAAACAAACCCTTTAATTAGGTCTGTTTTCCCTTTCACACATAAATCTTCAATGTGTTTGACGGACAACCGTTTCTTTAGGAACATGGCCGGAAACGTTTGTTTACACCCCTCTTTATAGCTAGAGCAACCATAAAAATTCTTCCTTGAAATAATAGTTCCTTTTTTACAGGTCGGGCAAGTCGCAACTTCTTTTCTACTGACAAACGTTTCCGTCGTCATGTGAAAAGTCTTATCGCTCAGCTGCGTCGGCACATCATGAATCAATTGATTCAAGTATTTAGCTATACTGCCTAAAAACAATTCGGATGAGCCATTACCCGTTCCGATTTTCTTTAAATAGGCTTCCCATTTTGCGGTCATGACAGGACTTGCAAGTAAATTTCCTTCAATCGCTTCGCAAAGGACACGTCCTTTTTCAGTAATGGAAACGATATTTCGCTTAACTTCAATATACCCATGTCGTTTAATCGTTTCAATTATTCCGCTCCGCGTTGCTTCCGTTCCGAGCCCTTCCACTTCTTTAAGAATTTCAGTATCCACAGCATCTTCCACAAACTTCCCACAGGTTTTCATCATAGCAATGAGCTGGCCTTCTGTGTATGGCTTTGGCGGCGTAGTTTGACCTTCTTTAATTGCCACTTTACTTTTCACTTGTTCGTGCAGTGAAAGCCTCGGTAAATTGGGCTCTTTTGCTGAAGTCGGTTCTTTTTCATTCGAAAACAATGCTTTCCAACCTTTATCGATTTCCGTTTTGCCGCTCGAGAAAAAGTCCAGTCCATTTACATCCGTTGTCATCGTTGTTTCTTTGTATAAGTAATCTGAATGGAACATCGCGAGTGTGGTTCTTAACACTTCTTCATACAAATTTTGTTCCTCACGAGACAAACCAGCCAATTGTTTGTCGCTCGGAATTTTTTTCGTTGGAATAATTGCATAGTGTTCCTGCACTTTTGAACTGTCGACATACCGTTTACTTGGATTCCTTGAAGCAACTTGGAAAGGATACTGAATAAGCTGTTGGTAAGCTTCAACCTGATTAACAAGATACGAGAATTCATTTGGTGTAATGTGCTGAGTGTCTGTTCTCGGATAGCTGACAAGTTTCTTTTCGTACAGACTCTGCATCGTCGATAGCACTCTTGCAGGACTATATTTCCATTTGCGATTGGCTGTTGCCTGAATGGTGGACAATGCATGAAGTTTAGGGGGAAGAATCTTTTTATCTTCCGTTTTCAGTTGCTTCACAGTGCCTGGAAGCAAGCCGTCTATTCGATGTTTGTTTAATAAATGTTGAGCTTCTTCAATGCGCTTCATTTTGCCTTTCGCTTTTCCTTTATAAGAACCATGTTCAGCTTTGAACATTCCTTCCAATTCAAAAAAGGATTCAGGAACAAATCGTTCAATTTCAAGGGCGCGTTGGTAAATCAGGTAAACTGTAGGTGATTGGACTCGTCCTATAGAAAACACTTCACGAATTCCTTTTTGTTGAATGAGCAACGTGTAAAGACGAGAACCATTCATCCCAACAAGCCAATCACTCATTTGACGCGCCTTCGCTTCTTCATACATAAGCAAATCCTTGCGGTTGTCCTGCAACTGCATAAATCCTTTACGTACTTCATCCACTTCCAGAGAATTAATCCATAAGCGTTTAATTGTCTTGTTGCGGGCACGCGTGTAATCAAAGATACTATAAAAAATATTGGACCCCTCACGATCAACATCACATGCATTGATTACCGTATCAGTTTCATAAATCAATTTCTTAATGATTCCAAACTGTTTTGCCTTGCCTTTAGCAATTTGAAATTGAAATTCATCAGGCAAAATAGGTAATGTCTGAAGAGACCACTTCGTCCATTTAGGATTATGGGACTTTGGATCGCGCAGTTCGACCAGATGCCCGATTCCCCATGTAATATAGGCGCCTTGCGGGAAAGCCTCGCATGGTTGTACATCAAAAAAGCCTTCCTGCTTCTTCACTTTGAAAGCATCTGCATATGCCTTCGCCTGACTCGGCTTTTCTGCAACAATAACCGGTTTCACAAAACCCCCACCTTTCTTTTTAGCCTTATGTAAAAAAAGTATAGCATCTACCGAACGCACATTCTACTTTTCAATGACTAGTCTCATTGTTTGCCTTGCATTAATCGTCTCATTAAACAAGTTAACTCGACACAGAGATGGTAGTTACATAGTTGTAAAGATTTATCGCTCAGATTGGACGATCAAACTGGAGATTTATCGCTTAAAATCGAGTTTTATCGCTCAAACTAACACATTTATCAATCAAACACGTCTCATCAGCAAGTCAACTTGGAGAAACACATACAAAAGAAGCCAGGTACCTTATATGTCACGGGAAATTTACTGCCCCTCTCCACATGTCGGCACCTGGCACTAACCAGCAAGCTTATTTTTTACCAGTTCCAATTCAACTGGAATGGATTCTTCAACTTCTTCACCTTTTAAGTGAGCAATAGCTGTTTCAAGTGGTGTCACTCCTATTAGATCCGGTTTTTGAGCAACACTTATATGAGGTATTGATGAATTTGCGACAAGTATTCTTGTCCAGTAAGCTCGGTCGTCCCTCCACCTTGAGCAAAGCTTTCTGAGCCGCCACCCTTACCGTTGATAATCGGCAAAATCTGTGCAGACAATTGCTTCATATTTGTATCGTTCTCAAGTCCGCGGGCAAGAACGACCTGTAGCAAACCTTCATTTTCCGCAATAAAGATGACCCGAAAGGCAGGTACTTCAACTACAAGAAGACGAGCCAGTTTTTGCAAATCCTGAATCGGACGTTGTTTAAAAATACGTTCAATGAAATCGTTGCTGACATTATCCGCAAGTAACTCCTTCACTTCATAGCTCAGTAATTGCTCACGAGATTCATCGATCAGTTTCTCATTCCTCTTCCCATTCTCGAGCAGTACTTTTACTGTCTGTGACAACCCTTCTTCAGATGCGCTCAACAGGTGTGTCACTTCTTGCAAAGTCTTTTGCTTACGGTGAAGTTGATTCAGCACTCGTCCTCCACAAACAAAATGCACTCGTACTTTTCCTTTTTGCATTTCAGTATCAAGAATCTTTAGCGAACCGATTTGAGCAGTGGATGATGGATGTATTCCTCCGCAACCGTTGTAATCGAAATCTGCAATAATCACCAAACGAATGTCTTCTTCAACTGTTACTTGCTTTCGAAGTGGGTAATCTGACAATTCGTCTTTTGTGACCCACTTCGTTTCGATTGGCCGGTTATCTAATATGATTTGATTTGCGCGTTTCTCCACTTCCAGCAATTGCTCGTCTGATACATTCTTCACATCCAAATCAATCGTAACCAGTTCTTTCCCTAAATGAAAACTGGTCGTTTGTATGCCAAACAATTCAACAAAGGCAGCTGTCAATATATGTTGTCCCGTATGCTGTTGCATGAAATCAAATCGACGGTTCCAATCAATTTCAAAATCAACCGCGTCCCCCACTTCGAGCAATGGTTCTGATATGTAATGTCGGATTTCACCGTCTACTTCCTCCACATCAATGACTTCAACTTCATTTATGGCACCTGTGTCGTGGGGCTGTCCTCCACCAGTTGGATAAAAGAGTGTTTCTTCTAACGTGACATACCATCTATCGGATTCGTCTTTCATCTGACTCACTACAATTGATTTTCCTTTTTGGCAGTAAGCATCTTGGTAAAATAATTTATGTTTCAATTTAAATATTCTCCTTTTATGTTGCAGATTTTGATGCATATGACTTATCACCTTGAAAAATGGGTATATAAAATAATGTACCATCAATTAGCATAGAGGAGCCATGGAATGAAAACAGATATATACCAATCTGAACCTGGACATAAAACTGATTTTCCACTTCCTTTATCTCATGCGAATAGTTTAAATAGGTATCAAGGGATTATTGTAGCTAGTTTTTTTGATTCTACAATGTGGATGGGGAAAAATGCAAAACGAACATCCTATCTGGAAGTGGATATTCTTCAATCCATTACCCGCAATACGGTTCAGCAATTCAAATCGATTTGTGAAATTAATACCCCTGTGGAAATGATGGTGCAAAAAAAGCTTTTGACTGATTAAAGTCAAAAGCTTTTTTCGTTCGGTTATTTGGATATTACAATAAATAAAAACCAATGCCCATAATAAGATAAGCGGCAAGCAATGTGAGTCCTTCAAACCAATTGGACTCCCCGTCGTTGGAAACGCTGATCGTTAAGAGAACTGCCGTAGCCATGGCAACGAGCTCCGGCATGGTAAAAACTAGCGGCATTGCAGTAGGCATAAATAAAGAAATAATGACGAGCACAGGAGCTACGAACATAGCAATTTGCAACGTAGAACCAATGGCAATTTCCACGGCAACGTCCATTTTGTTTTTCAGGGCCATTAAGATAGCAGACGAGTGCTCAGCTGCATTCCCAACAATCGCAACGATGATTACCCCAATGAATAGTTCGGACCATCCAAATTGCTCTCCTACCGCTTCAAAAGTATGAACTAGATTTTCAGACACATAAGCAACAGCCAGTGTCGATAGCAGCAAGATGGTCAAAGCTTTTTTCTTCGACCATTCAGGTTCTTCATGTTCTTCAGTTGTTCCATCACCCTCAGTGTGTGCATATACACCTCGATGTGTGACCAATTTGAAAACCAGTCCCGCTAAATACAGAACAATCATGATAATTGAAATCCCGACGCTTAACTGCAACGTTTTCGATTCATTCATGGACATAGAAAAAATTTCCGGAATAACGAACGCCACAATAACTGCGAAAACGAGTAATCCAGAATTATGACGGGCATCATGGATGCTAAATTTCTGGCGTTTAAATTTCAGTCCACCCATGAAGAAGGAAAGTCCTCCAACTAACAATAAGTTCCCGAGTACCGAACCAGTCAAAGAAGCCAAAACGACGCCAATTAAACCAGCTTGTAGGGCAAAGATAGAAATAATCAACTCTACCGCATTCCCAAACGTGGCATTCAGTAACCCACCAATTCGAGGCCCACTGACCACTGCCAAACTTTCAGTCGCTCGTCCCATAAAGCTAGATATCGCGATAACAGTCACCGAACAAATAATAAACATGGCAATACTCGACCAATGCAATAATGATGCCACAAATGTTAATGGTACCCCGACCAGTACAAGAATAGTAAAAATCCGATTCATACATTCACTCTCCAATAAAAGAAATTCTAAATTATATGATATTCCTTTATCCATACCCAATCAACAGGAGATTCTACACGTTTTGAAAAAATTTAATGGGCGGGCAACTTTGGGCTAAAGTGATTTCATAGATTAAATCTGAATCAAAAATGATTTCTCAGATTCTGTAATAAAAGGATACCCATTTTTCACTTTTCCAATTAAGCAAATATCATTATCAAATTGAGGTCTCTTTTTGTAAAAAGAGCTATAAACGTTAATTGCAATAAAAAATGCCGAGCGGATGGCGAAATTCGCCCATCCCTTGACATCATTTTAGAGATTCTATGGATTGGTTGACCACAGTCCCGCTTCTTTTATAAAGATTCGCTTGTTTAATTTTAATTGGGCAACGATAAATTCTGCAATATCTTCTGGTTGCATCACTTTATCCGGATTGCCATCAGTCAAATCATTGTCGATTGCTAAATCTGTAGCTACTGTACTTGGCGTCAACGCGGTGACACGGATATTGTGCTTACGTACTTCCATTGCGAGTGATTCAGTGATCCCAAGAACCCCAAATTTCGAAGCACTATATGCACTTGTAATCGGTGCACCCTTTTGTCCCGCAGAAGAAGAAATATTGATAATGTCTCCCGCTTGTTGCTCGATCATTCCCGGCAAAACAGCACGAGTAACATAATAAACACCCATCAAATTCACTTGAATGATTTTTTCCCATTCCGCAATTTCAAGGTCCATAAATTTACCGAATTTCGCAATGCCTGCATTATTAATCAATATATCGACTGTACCCAGTTGATTCGTCAATGACTCAATTGCACGTGTCACTTCGTCATTTGAAGAAACGTCAGCGGTTGCGAAAACTGCTTTCACACCTGTTCCTTCCACTTCTTTTACAACTTGTAGCAAATGATCTTCAGATCGAGCAAGGAGCCCAACATTCACTCCCTCTTTAGCTAAAGCTAGCGCAATGGCACGGCCAATTCCGCGTCCTGCACCTGTAATTATGGCATTCTTACCTTGTAGAGATGTAGCCAATATGATTTCCTCCTATTCATCGTGTGTATAAAAATCCACTTCCCATATGAGAAGTAATTCGTCTTCTAGACAAGCAATGTACGTGTGGTGGAATCGCGAAAGCTATTGTCCCGTCTTTCAACGCACTAAATTATTTTAACCAATCGATTGGTGAGATAAAAGCAAACTGTCTCGTCCGTAGATCACCCATTTCACCTGGTTGCATAAACATTCAAATTGAAAATTTATTATGCACACAACTGGCGATTTGTTACAATAATTTATAATCTACATTACACGCTTGGAGGAATGACAATGGAAAAACTTTTGCTACATAAATTGGAACAAGCCTTCGATGAAATGGTCGCTGTTCGTCGTCATCTACATATGCATCCTGAACTGTCCCACCAGGAAGTGGAGACACCAGCATTCATCGCTGCTCAGTTAGAGTCAATGGGTGTAGAAGTGAAACGCGGGGTAGGCGGACGAGGTGTCGTCGGTACAATCAGAGGCGGTAAGCCAGGAAAGACCATTGCCTTCCGAGCGGACTTTGATGCATTGCCCATTCAAGATATGAAAGAAGTCCCTTATAAATCGACCGTTCCCGGAGTGATGCATGCATGCGGACATGACGGGCACACTTCCGCTTTGCTTGGATTTGCGAAAGCCATGATGGAAGTGAAAGAGGATATGCCAGGCAATATCGTGCTCATCCACCAATTCGGAGAAGAATTATCCCCAGGTGGAGCGCGTGCCATGATTGAAGACGGTTGTCTTGAAGGGGTTGACTACGTTTACGGTGCCCACTTGCAAAGCAAAATGGAAAGCGGTTATGTATATGTACGGAATGGTTTTCTTCAAGCCTCTGAAGATACTATTAAAATAGTGGTGCGTGGATTCGGAACACATGGAGCTGAACCGCATAACGGCGTCGATCCCATATTGGCAGCGAGCCATATCATGGTGGCCTTGCAAACCATCGTCAGTCGAAATACAGATCCTTTAAAGGAACTAGTCGTTTCGATAGGGAAATTTCATGCCGGCGATGCCGACAATGTCATTCCAAGTGAAGCAGTGCTCGAAGGGACCATTCGGGTATTCGATCCGGAGCTGCGCAAATTGGCCAGCTGTCGAGTGCGCGAAATCGCTGAAAATGTGGCAATGGGCCTTGGCGCAAAAGCAATTGTCACCATTGAAAATGGCTACGACGCATTATGGAACCATGCCGAAGCGATGGATACAGTC from Paenisporosarcina sp. FSL H8-0542 encodes:
- a CDS encoding M48 family metallopeptidase; amino-acid sequence: MRTPNVTSERETIYFVLSIIFSIFIYIIAAISIIGIGIALGLLAIVLYANMIMLGSIRGNGIRINQNQFPDVYERVVVLSQEMGLKRVPDVFIVQSEGALNAFATRFLGRDMVVIYSEVFELARQGGAAELDFIIAHELAHIKRRHVWKNFLLLPATFIPFLSQAYSRSCEYTCDREAAFYTQNGIAAKRALTILGAGKDLYQEVNESAYLEQIKSESNVAVWLSEVLSSHPRLPKRIQAVGQFMRVEGTPSYEPKQGKIVLGASLLFGGMFGVYLLIVFLFSAGGLVYSSFIPSLLSEDTFDLSEEDYYPTEGETPLMTAAYDGDIEEVNALIDEGVDLEETDAEGYTALAYAGFLQNNDVAQVLLEAGADPNALNDYSTVLMDALYNENYELALMLYEYGADPELEDSSGESAFSYLEVDNEEDFLRVIKQ
- a CDS encoding alpha/beta hydrolase → MGHHQIELSNLTLAYQDSGEGEAIVLLHGFCGSHKYWDKVIPALSETNRVIVPDLPGHGDSTFPKGNYGMEYMADTLVELLDQLELEKVTLFGHSLGGYITLAFAEKYEERLNGLSLIHSTAHPDSEEAKEGRDASIEKVKSEGIPALIEGLIPKLFAPENLETHAEDVEKAKEIGKETTEEGAIGMLTAMKNRPDRNHVIKNSKLPALLIAGEKDQVIPPEKTFSVHKETISQALIKGAGHMSMMEKPDLLLSEIQDFLKS
- a CDS encoding dual specificity protein phosphatase family protein; translation: MNEKNYQALIDDRIFIGGVNDVPHAIEDEKIDVVYDLRAEVAASSSEISKHQPIVDDGEFQDESIRTGVKQIVQDYQDGKKIFFHCNTGRGRAGTMAVATLMELRLADSIEEAEAKVKMIRSEVNVKPQFKEALTRIYGK
- the topB gene encoding DNA topoisomerase III — encoded protein: MKPVIVAEKPSQAKAYADAFKVKKQEGFFDVQPCEAFPQGAYITWGIGHLVELRDPKSHNPKWTKWSLQTLPILPDEFQFQIAKGKAKQFGIIKKLIYETDTVINACDVDREGSNIFYSIFDYTRARNKTIKRLWINSLEVDEVRKGFMQLQDNRKDLLMYEEAKARQMSDWLVGMNGSRLYTLLIQQKGIREVFSIGRVQSPTVYLIYQRALEIERFVPESFFELEGMFKAEHGSYKGKAKGKMKRIEEAQHLLNKHRIDGLLPGTVKQLKTEDKKILPPKLHALSTIQATANRKWKYSPARVLSTMQSLYEKKLVSYPRTDTQHITPNEFSYLVNQVEAYQQLIQYPFQVASRNPSKRYVDSSKVQEHYAIIPTKKIPSDKQLAGLSREEQNLYEEVLRTTLAMFHSDYLYKETTMTTDVNGLDFFSSGKTEIDKGWKALFSNEKEPTSAKEPNLPRLSLHEQVKSKVAIKEGQTTPPKPYTEGQLIAMMKTCGKFVEDAVDTEILKEVEGLGTEATRSGIIETIKRHGYIEVKRNIVSITEKGRVLCEAIEGNLLASPVMTAKWEAYLKKIGTGNGSSELFLGSIAKYLNQLIHDVPTQLSDKTFHMTTETFVSRKEVATCPTCKKGTIISRKNFYGCSSYKEGCKQTFPAMFLKKRLSVKHIEDLCVKGKTDLIKGFVSKTGKNFNAKLTFTNGQLKLDFN
- a CDS encoding alanine--tRNA ligase-related protein is translated as MKHKLFYQDAYCQKGKSIVVSQMKDESDRWYVTLEETLFYPTGGGQPHDTGAINEVEVIDVEEVDGEIRHYISEPLLEVGDAVDFEIDWNRRFDFMQQHTGQHILTAAFVELFGIQTTSFHLGKELVTIDLDVKNVSDEQLLEVEKRANQIILDNRPIETKWVTKDELSDYPLRKQVTVEEDIRLVIIADFDYNGCGGIHPSSTAQIGSLKILDTEMQKGKVRVHFVCGGRVLNQLHRKQKTLQEVTHLLSASEEGLSQTVKVLLENGKRNEKLIDESREQLLSYEVKELLADNVSNDFIERIFKQRPIQDLQKLARLLVVEVPAFRVIFIAENEGLLQVVLARGLENDTNMKQLSAQILPIINGKGGGSESFAQGGGTTELTGQEYLSQIHQYLI
- the cax gene encoding calcium/proton exchanger, with product MNRIFTILVLVGVPLTFVASLLHWSSIAMFIICSVTVIAISSFMGRATESLAVVSGPRIGGLLNATFGNAVELIISIFALQAGLIGVVLASLTGSVLGNLLLVGGLSFFMGGLKFKRQKFSIHDARHNSGLLVFAVIVAFVIPEIFSMSMNESKTLQLSVGISIIMIVLYLAGLVFKLVTHRGVYAHTEGDGTTEEHEEPEWSKKKALTILLLSTLAVAYVSENLVHTFEAVGEQFGWSELFIGVIIVAIVGNAAEHSSAILMALKNKMDVAVEIAIGSTLQIAMFVAPVLVIISLFMPTAMPLVFTMPELVAMATAVLLTISVSNDGESNWFEGLTLLAAYLIMGIGFYLL
- a CDS encoding 3-ketoacyl-ACP reductase; translation: MATSLQGKNAIITGAGRGIGRAIALALAKEGVNVGLLARSEDHLLQVVKEVEGTGVKAVFATADVSSNDEVTRAIESLTNQLGTVDILINNAGIAKFGKFMDLEIAEWEKIIQVNLMGVYYVTRAVLPGMIEQQAGDIINISSSAGQKGAPITSAYSASKFGVLGITESLAMEVRKHNIRVTALTPSTVATDLAIDNDLTDGNPDKVMQPEDIAEFIVAQLKLNKRIFIKEAGLWSTNP
- a CDS encoding amidohydrolase encodes the protein MTMEKLLLHKLEQAFDEMVAVRRHLHMHPELSHQEVETPAFIAAQLESMGVEVKRGVGGRGVVGTIRGGKPGKTIAFRADFDALPIQDMKEVPYKSTVPGVMHACGHDGHTSALLGFAKAMMEVKEDMPGNIVLIHQFGEELSPGGARAMIEDGCLEGVDYVYGAHLQSKMESGYVYVRNGFLQASEDTIKIVVRGFGTHGAEPHNGVDPILAASHIMVALQTIVSRNTDPLKELVVSIGKFHAGDADNVIPSEAVLEGTIRVFDPELRKLASCRVREIAENVAMGLGAKAIVTIENGYDALWNHAEAMDTVRQAGYELYGADAVIETMPVMPVEDFSYYTQVVPGAYFFVGAKLQDESCVFPHHHEQFDFDEKAMLMTAKLFAAIYLKAQQ